Genomic segment of Poecile atricapillus isolate bPoeAtr1 chromosome 8, bPoeAtr1.hap1, whole genome shotgun sequence:
TATGAGTAAAGAATGGTATGtttggtggggcttttttttaattgcagaagTAATAGAAGACTGCAAAATTTGCATCCCAACTTTCTCAGCTTTTGGAATTGTTCGTGACTGACCcatttacaaaaataatcaCACTCTCCCGAACGACTTTTCAGTCCTTCCTCCCTGGTATGTGGAACTTGAAGTCAAGGTTTTCTGCTGTTACTTTAGAAAAACAAGTAAAGTTTCTTCGTATCCTCGCCCTTAACATGCCCCCGGTACTTCAGGTGTGCTGCGTTTCCCTTCGGAGGGACTGCAGGTGACCGAGTGGCTTTGCAGCGACATCTCGTGGCCTGGATCCCCTGAACAGTGCCAGAGATTCTTCTGCCAGGGTGGAGGTCTCATGTGGATTGAGTAGAATATTTCACACAGAGATGAGGTAGGATGCCATTAGAAAACTAAGTTATTAACTCTGTTTAATCAGATAAGTGAAACTTTCAACATGATTGTCAATTGTACAACGGATAAGTTAGAAATTGTTTCATGTGCTAAAAATAATGtagatattttccatttttccaaaGGCTGCAAAATTTGGACAGTATGGTAAGATGGACATCTGGGGTTGCTGTTGCAAACATCTAATCACACATTGCCTAGTGCAGAAATATATCAAAGACATAAAACAATTTATCTCTCACTAAAGTAAAATAGTAGAATATGGAAATACTTCCCCTCCTTGTGTTTAGCCACCTAAACAGCTTCATACCTCTCAGGATTTCAGTTCTTGGGGCCATGCAAACTAAACTAAAGGGAAAGAATCTAAAGTAGCAACATAGAGCAGGTCCACAATCTATCAACCCTCAATTTACAGAACTTGATTTTGTCAAAGATATTTGTGTGTCCTTTGGAGTAAAGAAGAGTTCTTGAGGGAGGAGAGTGGAATTGTACTGACTTCCAAAGTCTGCGTGGAAAACCAGTGTAAGACCAAATCCCTAAAAAGGGAGGAAGGATAAGTCACACAGGAGTCATAGTAAATCCTGGGGATTTGTTCTTAGCTAAAAGCTCTATTTCACGTCCTTGTTTGCTGTGAGATAATGACTCAGTAGCAGCAAAAGTGAGGGGAAACCATatttttccagaggaaagggGGCTCTCAGGCTAAACTGATGGTCTCTCCCAAAGTGAAGAACACTGAACATGCTGCTGAGGGAAGGGCTTTCCACGGCTTGCCCAGGTGAGCTGATGGGAAGGGTGTTCTGGCAGAGGCTGCCAGGAACCAGGTGGCTTTGagcctgctgcctgcagggaaTGTCACTGTCCCAGTGACTGGCCTTCGTGGCAGAGGCTGGTGACTCAACTCAGCTTGCAGTCACGAAATGCAAATTCCAGCCCTGGTGATAAGAATGCCTTGGAATAATTAAAACTGCTGTCACACATGGTATTTTCATGTTCAATCTGTGTATCTTTATAAGCTGTATACCCTTGCCAGGCACTTAGACTTAGTTCTGGAGTAGCAATGGATTAACTCAAATTGCCAAGTCTGGGGTATATTTCTCCATATCCTGTAGGCAGTTCCATACTGTCCCAATTAATTCCCTGTGAATGTTCTGTATAAATTTTATTCAGGAGAAGCAGAAGTCAACTATGTTTGGAAGCTGTGACTTTTCCATGTAGTTTCTCAGCTGACCACTGGAACACACTGTAAGACATACAGAGCACTCTGAGTCTCTGACAGCTTTCAGTGATAATCTGGGACTTCAGTGAAAAGTTCAATTTACCTGTTAACTCTACTGGTATTCTTTTCAATGAATTGCACTTGAAAGTAATTGCACTAACCTGTAGCTGCATTTCTGAATGCCTTTCAGATATACCAATTCCTCATGCTGCATTGGCAGCTTATTTCCTTCAGTCCCAGCCTTACAAAGGTTTCAGGCTGTAGCTTCTTCTCAAACACTTTGTAACTTGAGGTTCCTGGATTATTAAAAACGTGTCATGTCCTGGACTTAGCTCAAGTTTTCTGGAAAGCAATCATCTGGAACTCAGCCTGGGATCCAGCTGTGTCACATGGATTTTCCCTGCTTTCTGAAGCAATCTGTTCCACTGCTTGGGAGGTTTCTGGGtcctgggagcagggactgtCCAGGGTGTCACCACTGCTGTTGCAGTGCAGGGGGGAGGCCATGTCAGAGGGCTGCTCCGAGGGtttccctggagcaggaggcagggGCATGGACAGAGGGACATTCATCATGTAGAACACGTTGCCCAGGCGTCGGGACACCTTTAAAGACAAAGGCACAATTGCAGCAATGACTTCTTGCTGTTAAAGCCATTAAACATCAAGCCTGACTCTGGTGCAGCAACACCAGGGACATCCCAGATATCTGAAAAGGTTATCACATTCttgtgaaataaatattttccattttcactcTCTTATATTTTTCTAGGCCCAGGTTGTGGAAGTAGTGGTCAATACCCAGCTTGGGACTGTTGGTCTCGACAGCAggatcctcctgctcctgaggtGCAGCAACACCCAGGGACAGGGGGGAGGCAAACTGCCTGCCAGAAGTGGGGAAGGTGGTTGGAATGAGGGAGAGTGAGAGAGTACAAGGggttaaagaaaaggaaaagaaccaGCAACAACAGAAACACACAGAGAGTTGATATTAGTGGATGAAATTAAGGACAGAAAACTGCAGAGAGGGACAGTCTGTTCCTGAAAAAATGTTTGGTCATATTTCTTACTGTCTCCCTGTGTGCCATGGTAACATACAGGGAAGCAAAAGGAAACTCTGTTggagtaatttattttctccagaTATTGTGGCAGTTACCTtaccagtgaaaaaaaaagtgctttttagTTTGGAAAAATTCCCTCCTCTCATCTTCTGGCACTTTCATGTCTCTGTGAGTCACCATCTTGGCATATATTTTATGATCATACCTGAGAGCGGATTTTCAATGCTGGTCCGAGTTTTAATCCCATTGTATCCAGGAGATGTTCCTCTGTTAGCAGTGGAAGGGTTTCTCCATCGATAGCATGGTCTTTAAATATCTGATGAAATGATAAAACACATCATAGTGTGCTAAAATAGACTTTGATTGTTATTTTTCATGCTTAACCCTGAGGCATAaacaataaaaagaagaaataattttactgGTTTATCTTTGTATTTATCTCCTAACTGCACAAAGAAAACTACTATTGTACTTGTAATTTTGGGACAATCAACTGCCCTCCCACATTTACATTTGTTTGCTGACATTTAAATCTAGATCATCCTAAGGACCTGAAAATGTGATGAATGTTTATAATCACCTGGGCATAatctgagcagcctgggaggcTGACAATGAAGTTGTGCACATCATCAACTGTCCACTTGCGAATGTCTTCAATGGAAGAAATGTCTTCTCCATTCAGGATCAGGCCATGAGCTCCTTTGAGGAGGAAACACAGAGGTTATCTTGCTAGAATTTTGCTGGCAAATCAAGAGGAAATGATTGTTGTCATGAGAATTTTTACACCTTTACAGAACCTAATATATTAACAGCAGGGTGCAGTCACTTGCAGATACAGGAGTCCTAGACACAAAATCACCAGGTAATAGCAGAACCTGGTtctgaaagggttttttttgtggtttcttttgtttACTGTTGGCACTGTACCTGCCAGTCACTACACATACAAATCATGCTGCAGGACTTCCTTTAATGAGTGCATTATTCAATGCTTTTTCTTATTTAGACTTTGCTGTTACTTTAATTTGACTAATATTTCAGTAGAACAGATCCAAGCATTTGCTAGTCCATAGTGCCTACTGTGAGTTAGGACATTTAGAAAAGTTGTGGGCTGAAGAGAGAGGCTAACTCACAACTTCATTCAgcaattttgtttattttaattgaaattcctttttaaaacaagAATATAGATATTAGTATTTTCAGCATTAGAATTCTACTTTTAGTTGCAGTGACTCTACTATACCAAAAAGTCACttaaaacagaggaaagaatCAGGACACCAAATCAATAAAACCAGATTATTTAAATATGCCACTCAAACCTGAAGGTAGCAATGGGTTGTTGGGCACTGGAAATCCATATGGTAACGCTGAGAATGGGATTGCAGAAGGATACAGGTACTTGTCATCAAatgcagcagaggagctgttGGCTTCCTTCTCATTTGTGTTGCTGCAGCTGGTGGTTTCAGCAGGAATTTCATGAGTAGCACAGTTTTTTCTCAAGCCTTGTTCAAACTCTTTGCAGTTCTTGGCAACTGCAGATGGCTCAGTCTGGTTTTTGCTCTGCTCATGTTTGTTTGGTGTCTCCACCTCTACTTCTTTCTTGTCTTCTTTCTCATCATCCActgcagctgaggcagagtCCGTGGATTTGTCATCTGTCTGGTTCTTTGTGCCATTGGCACTGCCCTCGGCAGTTTTGTGATTTCCAGCTCTTCTCCCTGGGCGCCGTCCCCTCTCCCTTTGCAGTGTGGTGACTGGCGGGTACGGGCTGCTTGCCATGAGCATGGTGTTGCCATGGATTTCATCCAGGGTGGTACGATGGACATACAGGTCGTTGGCAAGGTGCCCTTCAGGGAGTCTGTGCCTGCCACGGAAAGCAATGGGACTGGCTGGCATCCCGTGGTAAAGGAAAGGGGCTTCCAGGCCCAGGAGTCCTTTCCGATGGGCTTTCTCCATTTCCTTTTGCTGAAAAATAGCACTCATCTCCATTTCCATTCTAAGAGACACACAGAGCATGAGCAGTTAGGGCAGCTCAGTTCCTTCatcaccctttttttttttcagcagcagaataaAACTCAGATAAATTAATAGGCAAGAGTACTGCTTGTTTTGTCTCTCCCCTACATTGCTATGTGTCAGAGGGTACAAGCTGCAGATGGAATGGCAACCATGGCTGTATTTAATGAGCTGTCAGATACAGATAGCAAgctaaaagaaaggaaaacttaTCTTCCATGTGACGGCTCTGGATAATACTTCATACAAAAAAAGTGTTATTTGCATATTGACAATCCAGCCATGGGGACTATATTCATATTTGGAAAAGAGTCTCCAGAGTCTTAAGGATTGAAGactaaagaaaataactgaTTTATATTATCACTCAGAAACTTCTACCAAAACCTGCAAAATTCCAGTGATATTGTAAATTATAAAGAACAAGAATGATATTATCTATGGAACCTTTGCATCTAGTCAGAGTAAGCTAATGTTAGACCTCTTGAGTTCCTCCACAGTGCCTGGCACCTGAGCATGGTTCTGAGAGTGTGAAAAGGTAAGATCCTGGTGGGAAGTGTTCAACTGATCTCCTTCCTTCTGGATGAATGCTCCAGAGTCTGTGCCAGCTTCCTGCTCCTGACATGGTGGATGGGAGGGCTTGCCAGTGGGATACAGAGAATACAAGtaattgtgtttttctctgctgtgccagcctttcctggcaTCAGCTTTATCTGGAGCCAAGCCAGCGATCAAACAGAAAGGTGGAGCTCCTAGAGGAGCTTTGAGGAGCTTTCAGAGGGATTTCTGCATCTTTGGAAAAGAGCCTGTGAAGTAAAGCACTTTAAAGTGCATCAAGATAGCTTTCTTAACACTGCAATGAGTATAACAGGTCACAGAGAGTCTGATCTTCAGGAGAGTgtaaaattgtcaggaaaacaGTTTGGGTAAAAGCTATCTTATGCAGATTTTTTGGCATGAGGAGGAATTATTTGATCACACCATTCAGGGTTTTTTCTCtaccttctttttatttttgaaacaacCTCCAACTTTCtgattttctgctttcagagatACAAAGGAAGTATTTTGTCTATGTCCCATGTCCTTGTACATTTTGCCTGATTATCATTACTCCCACCCAGCACTTGAAGTGCTGATAAACAGCAGAAAGCATTACattcctgcctcctcctccagctgagatagTTTATTCCTGTCAGGACCAGCAAACAGAGCTTTGGGATGAGGCAGAGTCCCTTGAAGAACGAGGATTTGAGCCCAggtgctcagcagcacagctgcaccaAGTGCAGGAGGTTGTCAACATCTGATTTCTGGAACAGCTGAAAGGAGCAAGTGCAGCCCTAAAGGTGACCTGAGCTACAGAAAGCTGTGTGGACACAGTGGAAATTGCCAGGGTGGAAAAAAACTGGGGTAAAAGGTTTTTAAGGTGTAGGTGAGCTATTTCATGTTGGAGTTTTCATGTTTGGTGGGCTGGGGGAAGAGCCTGAACAGGTAGAAGTAGTTCTATTGTGGCTGTAGGTGTATGAGATGGCCATGTCTGCTGCTAGTTATTTCACTTGCTTTTCTCAGGGTTTTTGCAATGTTGCAAGAGCTATAGGAAATGCGTTGCTGATGCAAATCTCATGCTTGGAGGAGTTCAGTAATGAAGCTTTGCTGACTTAAGAGCTCAGAACACTTCCATCCTGACTCTTTTCAGATGAATATACAGAACTTAACAATTCTTAGCTCTTAGTCTCACTGT
This window contains:
- the SAMD7 gene encoding sterile alpha motif domain-containing protein 7; protein product: MTPREHMRKMSILGEQGTLEEKHLYRLAGGMAAGELRQRQEMLMRNQLMAVNPQLMGPGQQRMQAIPAQFEPRLVDRDLLPSSEMMASADPRQIHIASHLGPTVPQHPNMPNLLSNRVYPGPGYSFLQPESMEAVARRQELVQKQNIARMEMEMSAIFQQKEMEKAHRKGLLGLEAPFLYHGMPASPIAFRGRHRLPEGHLANDLYVHRTTLDEIHGNTMLMASSPYPPVTTLQRERGRRPGRRAGNHKTAEGSANGTKNQTDDKSTDSASAAVDDEKEDKKEVEVETPNKHEQSKNQTEPSAVAKNCKEFEQGLRKNCATHEIPAETTSCSNTNEKEANSSSAAFDDKYLYPSAIPFSALPYGFPVPNNPLLPSGAHGLILNGEDISSIEDIRKWTVDDVHNFIVSLPGCSDYAQIFKDHAIDGETLPLLTEEHLLDTMGLKLGPALKIRSQVSRRLGNVFYMMNVPLSMPLPPAPGKPSEQPSDMASPLHCNSSGDTLDSPCSQDPETSQAVEQIASESRENPCDTAGSQAEFQMIAFQKT